One Thermodesulfobacteriota bacterium genomic window, GAGAATAGTGCATTCATACGTGTAGCGAAGCCATAACCTGAGGAACCGTATGCGTTAATTGCGCTCGTACGGGTCTGTGGGGGCTCTGGGAGGGTAACCTCCCAGTTCTACCCGGAAACGTACAACATCGAATTTTGAATAAGGTATTCTGCCGATTTAAACCGATGGAGCGAAGCGATTTCATTATTCGATATTCAGTGTTCAACGTTCGATGTTGGACGTTCATTTTTTCTTTTAATTCATAGTTCAGTATTTAATAGAATGTGTTGCATTCAGACTTACGCCGGATCATGATCTCCCAATTTTCGCTCTGAGCTGCCCGCATGCCGCACATATGTCCCGCCCCTTGCTGTGGCGAATGATGGCCGTATAGCCGTTTTGGTGCAGAATCTCAAGAAATCGGTTTAAAACCGATTCTTCCGGCCGTCTGAAAACGCTTCCTTCATACTCATTAAAAGGAATCAGGTTTATTTTGGCCCTGATCGGCCGGAGCAGTTTAACCAACCGATAGGCATCTTCAGAGGAATCGTTTATTCCTTTTAACAGAATATATTCAAAGGTAATTCTTCTGCGGGGTTTTAAATGATACCTGCGGCAGGCATCCAGCAACTTTTCAATGGGATATTTTTTATTTATCGGCATGAGCCGGCTGCGCGTGTCATTGTCGGTGGCATTTAAGGATACAGCCAGATTAACCTCTGTTTCTTTGCCAAGATCCGAAAGCTTTTGAACCAGACCCGCTGTTGAGATCGTTACCTTGCGACTGGAAAACCCAAGGCCAAAGCTGTTGTTTAAAATGATGTCAACGGCATCAACCACGTTTTTATAATTTGCCAGAGGTTCACCCATTCCCATGAAAACAATGTTGGTTACCGGTTTTGGGCCCGCATGATTTTTTTTCACATCACGTATCTGGCTAACAATTTCACCTTTGGTAAGATTACGCGTAAATCCGTCTTTGGCGGTAAGACAGAAGCGGCACCCCTGGGCACAGCCTACCTGGCTGGATATGCAGAGCGTATAGTGATCTTTTTCAGGGATAAGGACGCTTTCAATATGATTTCCGTCTTGAAGCCTGAAAAGATATTTTCTGGAACCATCCTGCGATATTTTGGTGGTTACTTTTTCCAGGCGCTTGATGGAAAAATGGTCGGACAGGAGTTTTCTAACCTCTTTGCTTAAATCGGTCATGAGGTCAAATGAATCCGCCTGCTTAAGATAGATCCACTTTAAAATCTGTACCGATCGGTAAGGCTCAATTCCATTATTCTTAAGCCATGACGCCAGGTGCTTAGCTGACAGTTCTTTAATATCTGTGTTGTCTTTGTCGGCGAATAACATTGGGTTTAATTTTTCTTGACATAAAAAATATGAAATATTAATCTATTAGATTTTAATAATCAATAGGTATTCACGCTTTTGGCCTGCCAAAAGCGTTTGCCGCAATCAAAACAAGACACAGATAAAAATACCAATGTTTGAAAATTTAAGTGATAAACTTGCCCTGGTATTTAAAAAGCTCAAAGGGCATGGGAAATTAAGTGAGAAAAATATTGAGGAGGGTTTAAAAGAAGTACGTATGGCCCTGCTTGAAGCCGATGTCCACTATCGAGTGGTTAAAAAGTTTATTGCTGATATAAAGGAACGCGCTCTGGGCCAGGAGGTCATGTCAAGCCTGACGCCGGGCCAGCAGGTCATTAAAATTGTTAATGATGAATTAACCCGACTGATGGGCTCGAGCCATGAAGCATTAAACCTTTCAGGCCCAAAACCGGTTTCCATCATGTTGGTTGGTTTGCAGGGATCAGGCAAGACCACCACCTGCGGGAAAATTGCTGTTTTTTTAAGAGGGAAGGGGCGGCAGCCTTACCTGGTTCCGGCAGATGTTTATCGTCCTGCTGCCATTGATCAACTCCAAAAGCTGGGGGAACAGGTAAATGTTTCCGTATTCCCTTCGACCATGGAAATGGACCCGGTGACCATATGCAAAGATGCCCGAACGGCAGCTCAAAAAGAAGGATGTGATACGCTGATTCTTGATACCGCTGGCCGTTTGCATATTGATGAAGAGTTGATGGCAGAGCTGGTAAATATTAAGGGTGTTCTCAAACCGTCTGACATACTGCTGGTGGCGGATGCCATGACAGGTCAGGATGCGGTAAATATCTCAAAATCATTTGATGACGCTCTGGGTATCGGCGGTGTCGTCCTGACTAAAATGGATGGTGATGCTCGGGGCGGAGCAGCCCTTTCCATCAAGTCCATTACCCATAAACCGATCAAATTTGTCGGTGTCGGTGAAAAATTAAGCGATCTGGAGCCTTTTCATCCGGACAGAATGTCTTCCAGTATTCTGGGGATGGGAGATGTCCTCACCTTTATTGAAAAAGCCCAGTCGATGGTTGATGAAAAAAATGCGGCTGAAATTGAAAAAAAGTTAAGAAAAAGCCAATTTACCTTGGAGGATTTTCGCGACCAGATGGTTCAGATTCGAAAAATGGGCTCCGTATCAGATTTGCTGAAGATGATTCCCGGGGTGGGAAACAGCAAGCACATGAAAAACCTTAAGGTGGATGATAGAGAACTCGTCAAGGTTGAAGCCATGATTAATTCCATGACGACCCAGGAACGACATAAACATACCATTATAAATGGCAGTCGCAGAAAAAGAATTGCCAAAGGAAGCGGAACCCGTGTTCAAGATGTAAACAGACTTTTGAAAAATTACACCCAGGTAATGAAAATGATGAAAAAATTTAACAAAGGCGGTATGCGGTCAATGGGCCGTGGAATGCTGCCTTTTTAAAGGAGAGACCAAAATGTCAGTAAAAATCAGATTGGCCAGACATGGAGCAAAAAAAAGACCGTTTTACCGAATAGTTGTTGCTGATAATGAAAGCCCAAGGGATGGCAGGTATTTAGAAAGCGTGGGCACCTATAACCCTCTGGTGGAACCGGTAGAAGTTTCTGTTAAAAAGGAACGGATCAAATACTGGATGGGTCAGGGTGCCATTCCTTCAGATACCGTAAAAAGTCTTTTGAAAAAAGAAGGGTTTTTTGCTATGAATAAATAGCACTTAATAGACCTTTGAAAGATGTTTTGCTAAAGCGGGATTTCAGTTTAAGGATTCGCACAGGTAGACCTGGACTTTTACGGTTTTATAAAATGGTCATGTCAACGAGCCTGAATACTCAACCGCTAACACGCTAACAAAGGAGAGGGAGCTATGAAAGATCTGATTGGTTACATCGCTAAAGCACTGGTTGACCACCCTGAAGACGTCACGGTTTCCGAGGTTGAGGGCAATCAAACCTCGGTACTTGAGCTTAAAGTTGCCAAAGAGGATCTTGGCAAGGTTATCGGTAAGCAGGGAAGAACTGCGCGGGCAATGAGGACTATTTTAAGCGCAGCTTCCGCCAAGATAAAAAAGCGCACGGTTCTCGAGATTATAGAATAATAACGTGGTGAAGGAAAGCTTTCTTCTCATTGGCAAAATCACGGGGGCTCATGGTATCAAGGGAACCAGTAAGGTCTACGTATATTCTGAATCGTTATCTGCTTTTGAATCTGATAGACTTATCCTTTTAAAAAACCCCGAAGGGCTGGAAAAAACATATGAGATAAATTGGGTGAAGCCTCATGCGCGGGGCTTTTTATTATCTTTGAAGGGGGTAAGCTGCCGTGAAGAGGCCAAAACACTTATTGGGTCCGAGCTTTTTATCAATAAAGAAAAGCTCCCCGAACTGGAAGACGGTACCTACTACTGGTTCGATATCATCGGTTTGGCGGTATATACCATTGAAGATCAATATTTGGGCCGCGTTGAATCAATCATTCCCACCGGGAGCAACGATGTGTATGTGGTAAAGGATACCGCCGGTTGCCGTGAAGTGATGGTTCCCGCACTCGAATCCGTGGTGAAGAAAATCGATTTCAACTTAAAAATAATGCAGGTCGATCTGCCGGAAGGTTTATGACTCAACATAATGAATTTTATCGCCCTGACCATCTTCCCTGAGATGTTTCGTCTGTTTTCAGACCATGGGATTATAAGAAAAGCGATAGAAGAGAAAAAGATCCGGGTGTCAGCCATAAATATCAGAGATTTTGCGCTGGATAAACACCATGTGACAGATGACAGACCATACGGCGGCGGGTGCGGTATGCTCATGAAACCGGAGCCGGTTGCAGGTGCCATACGGGCTGCAAAAAAAGAAGTGCCATCGGCAAAAACCATCCTGCTTACGCCGGCCGGGCGTGTTTTTGATCACCAATTGGCCAATGAATTCAAATGTTACAGCGGGCTTATCCTGGTTTGCGGGCGCTACGAGGGTATGGATGAGCGGATCTGCCAAGAGTTCATCGATCACGAAGTTTCTTTGGGGGATTATGTGCTGACCGGTGGCGAACTTGCTGCCATGGTCCTCATTGATGCAGTGACCCGACTGATCCCAGGAATCCTCGGTGGCAGCGATTCGGCGGCGAAGGATTCATTTTCAGGCGGTCTTCTGGAGCATGCACAATACACCAGACCGCGCAATTTTGAAGGAGAAGAGGTTCCGGAAGTCCTGTTGTCCGGACACCACCGAGAGATAGAGAAGTGGCGTATGGAAACATCACTTATCCGGACCTTTTTGAAGAGAAAGGACTTGCTACAAAAAAGGCCTTTGGATAATGGGGAAATAGAAATTCTGCAAAAATGGTGTCAAGATATTGAAAAAATAATCAATTTAAACCAGGGAGGACATGAAAAACCAAAAAGTTAAAAAAAGTTTTAACTTGGAATACTGTGGTGAACGATTCTAAAAATTCAAATTTACCAAATCTTTATGTGGCCCTGCTTCACTATCCGGTGGTTAATAAAAACGGCGATGTCATTGCGTCTGCGGTTACAAATCTGGATTTGCATGATATTGCCAGGGCGGCAAAAACATACGGAATAAAATCATTTTATGTGGTGACACCCCTTGCAGACCAGAAAGCACTGGTGGAAAAAATTGTATCTCACTGGACCGAAGGCTTGGGTGCCAGGTATAATCCAACCAGGCGGGAAGCCTTGAAACTGATCCGTACAGAGGAGACTTTAGAAAAAGTTTATGACGATATTCGTAACAGCTGCAGTGTTTCACCCAAGACCGTTGTCACCAGTGCCAAAAACCGTTTTAAAAGTATAAGTTATGGTGAGCTTCGGGGCTTGTTAAAAAACGGTAAGCCATATCTCCTATTGATGGGCACAGCATGGGGGCTTTCGGACGGCTTTATTGCTGGCGTGGATTATGTGCTTGCGCCTATTAAGGGAACTGCGGACTACAATCACCTCTCGGTGAGGTCCGCTACGGCTGTTATTCTGGACAGATTATTGGCAAATGAAACATAATAACTTAAATTTTACGCTTTCGGCGGATTTTATTAAGGGAATTTTTTAATATGGAAAAAATTAAACAGTTAGAAAGAGAAATGATGCGTCTCGATCTTCCGGATTTTAAAGCGGGAGATACGGTTAAGGTTCACGTTAAAATAAGAGAAGGTGAGAAAGAACGGATTCAGATATTTCAAGGCGTGGTGATAAGTAAGCGAAAAGGAACCACAAAC contains:
- the rlmN gene encoding 23S rRNA (adenine(2503)-C(2))-methyltransferase RlmN — translated: MLFADKDNTDIKELSAKHLASWLKNNGIEPYRSVQILKWIYLKQADSFDLMTDLSKEVRKLLSDHFSIKRLEKVTTKISQDGSRKYLFRLQDGNHIESVLIPEKDHYTLCISSQVGCAQGCRFCLTAKDGFTRNLTKGEIVSQIRDVKKNHAGPKPVTNIVFMGMGEPLANYKNVVDAVDIILNNSFGLGFSSRKVTISTAGLVQKLSDLGKETEVNLAVSLNATDNDTRSRLMPINKKYPIEKLLDACRRYHLKPRRRITFEYILLKGINDSSEDAYRLVKLLRPIRAKINLIPFNEYEGSVFRRPEESVLNRFLEILHQNGYTAIIRHSKGRDICAACGQLRAKIGRS
- a CDS encoding RNA methyltransferase encodes the protein MNDSKNSNLPNLYVALLHYPVVNKNGDVIASAVTNLDLHDIARAAKTYGIKSFYVVTPLADQKALVEKIVSHWTEGLGARYNPTRREALKLIRTEETLEKVYDDIRNSCSVSPKTVVTSAKNRFKSISYGELRGLLKNGKPYLLLMGTAWGLSDGFIAGVDYVLAPIKGTADYNHLSVRSATAVILDRLLANET
- the ffh gene encoding signal recognition particle protein, with translation MFENLSDKLALVFKKLKGHGKLSEKNIEEGLKEVRMALLEADVHYRVVKKFIADIKERALGQEVMSSLTPGQQVIKIVNDELTRLMGSSHEALNLSGPKPVSIMLVGLQGSGKTTTCGKIAVFLRGKGRQPYLVPADVYRPAAIDQLQKLGEQVNVSVFPSTMEMDPVTICKDARTAAQKEGCDTLILDTAGRLHIDEELMAELVNIKGVLKPSDILLVADAMTGQDAVNISKSFDDALGIGGVVLTKMDGDARGGAALSIKSITHKPIKFVGVGEKLSDLEPFHPDRMSSSILGMGDVLTFIEKAQSMVDEKNAAEIEKKLRKSQFTLEDFRDQMVQIRKMGSVSDLLKMIPGVGNSKHMKNLKVDDRELVKVEAMINSMTTQERHKHTIINGSRRKRIAKGSGTRVQDVNRLLKNYTQVMKMMKKFNKGGMRSMGRGMLPF
- the rpsP gene encoding 30S ribosomal protein S16; amino-acid sequence: MSVKIRLARHGAKKRPFYRIVVADNESPRDGRYLESVGTYNPLVEPVEVSVKKERIKYWMGQGAIPSDTVKSLLKKEGFFAMNK
- a CDS encoding KH domain-containing protein; the protein is MKDLIGYIAKALVDHPEDVTVSEVEGNQTSVLELKVAKEDLGKVIGKQGRTARAMRTILSAASAKIKKRTVLEIIE
- the trmD gene encoding tRNA (guanosine(37)-N1)-methyltransferase TrmD; the protein is MNFIALTIFPEMFRLFSDHGIIRKAIEEKKIRVSAINIRDFALDKHHVTDDRPYGGGCGMLMKPEPVAGAIRAAKKEVPSAKTILLTPAGRVFDHQLANEFKCYSGLILVCGRYEGMDERICQEFIDHEVSLGDYVLTGGELAAMVLIDAVTRLIPGILGGSDSAAKDSFSGGLLEHAQYTRPRNFEGEEVPEVLLSGHHREIEKWRMETSLIRTFLKRKDLLQKRPLDNGEIEILQKWCQDIEKIINLNQGGHEKPKS
- the rimM gene encoding ribosome maturation factor RimM (Essential for efficient processing of 16S rRNA) — protein: MKESFLLIGKITGAHGIKGTSKVYVYSESLSAFESDRLILLKNPEGLEKTYEINWVKPHARGFLLSLKGVSCREEAKTLIGSELFINKEKLPELEDGTYYWFDIIGLAVYTIEDQYLGRVESIIPTGSNDVYVVKDTAGCREVMVPALESVVKKIDFNLKIMQVDLPEGL